GCGCGGGCTGCCGGGCAGATTGACATAAAGGCAGGCGCCGCGATGAGCCGCCGTCTGGCGCGAGAGAATGGCGGTCGGCGTCTGTTCGAGGCTTTTCAGGCGCATCAACTCGCCGAAGCCAGGCAGTTCGCGGTCGGCGGCCGCAAGCGTCGCCTCAGGCGTCAGGTCGCGCGGAGCCGGCCCGGTGCCGCCGGTGGTGAGCACCAGGCAGCAGCCCGCCCGGTCGGCCATGTCGATCAATTCGTCGCGCACCCGCTCGAAACCGTCGGGAATGACCCGCATGTCGAGTTCGAACGGCACGGAAAGCGCCTTGCCGAGCCATTCCGCGATGGCGGGGCCGGAAATATCCTCATAGACTCCGGCGCTGGCGCGGTCGGAAATGGTCAGGACTCCGATCCGTGCGGGCGCGGTCACGGCTCGTTCTCCTTGCTGACGCGGGGCGGACCCATCAGAGCCGGCTGGAACAGAATCGCCGCGCAAAGCGTGGTCGCCAGCGACAGGGCGAGCAGCTTGCCCATGCTCGACGTGCCGGGATGATTGGACAGCCACAGACTGCCGAAGGCGGTGGCCGTGGTCATGGCGCTGAAGAAGATCGCACGGGTGAGGCCGGTGCGCAGCAATTTGGCCGAGCCCGCGCGCCACGCGATCACGTAATAGATCTTGAAGGCGACGCCGAGGCCGAGAAGCAGCGGCAGCGCGATGATATTGGCGAAATTCAGCTTCAGCCCGATCAGCGCGCAGATCTCCATCGTATAGACCCCGGCGAGCAGCAGGGGCGCCAGGGTCAGGGCGACGTCGCCGATCCGCCGCAAGGCGATATAGAGCAGCAGAGCGATCGAGGCGAAGGCGAGAGCCCCGGCCTCGGCGAAGGCGCGCAGCACGGTGTCGCCGGAGGCGAGAATCCCCACAGGCGCGCCCGAGGCGTCGGGCGCGATTTTCAGCACCGCGTTCACGAAGGGCCGCATCCGTTCGTAATCGTTCTTGTCGCCGCGCGGGGCGACCTCCATCCGGGCGCGGCCGTCGGCCGCGATCCAGTCGCGGCGCAGTTCCGTCGGCAGGTCGGCGAGCGTCACCGGCCCGGCCTGCAGCGACAGGCGCACGTCGTCGAGCAGACTTTTCATCGGCTGGATCAGCAGCGCACGGGCCCGCGCGCGCGCGCTTTCCGGCCCCTGCCCAAGCCGTTCGAGCGCCGCGCCGGCCCGCGCCAGCGACGCGAGCGCGGGCTTGCCCTCCGCCGCCTTTTGCAATGCCGCGCCGGCGTCGGACAAGGCGCGGGCGTCTTCGGCGTCGGTCGGCGGCGGAGGCGGATTGACGGGATCGAGGCTCGGACCAAGCAGGCTGCGGGCGTCGGCGATCATGGCGAGCTTGGCCTTCTGGTCCTCCGGCACGAAATCCGACAGGGTGGTGACGCTCTCGACCGTCGGCAGCGCCCGCAATTTGACCGCGAGCGCATTCGCCGCCTTGAGGGATGGCTTAAGGATCTCGATGATGTTCGGCGTCATGTGTGGGTCCTGCATGACGTCGAGCAGGGTCGAGACCGATTCCGTCTTCACGCTGCGCAGATGCAGGGGATTATAGTCGAAGCGCACTTTCAGGAGCAGCGGCGCGCCGAGCACCGCGAGGCCAAGCGCGAAGGCGATGATCCCGCGGCGATGGCGCATCTGGAATTCGTCGAGCGGGGCGAGGAAGGAATAGCCGACCGTCTTCGTTTCCGCGCGCGGCCGCAGCAGGGCCAGCAGCGCCGGCAGCGCGGTGATCGAAGTCAAGAAGGCGATGATCATGCCGGTGCCGGCCACCAGGCCCAGTTCCGACACGCCGCGATAATCGGTCGGGATGAAGGAATAGAAGCCCGCCGCGGTGGCCGCCGCGGCCAAGGCCAGCGGCAGGCTCGCCTTGGCGCCGGCGGAATTCAGGGCGCGGCGCAGATCGTTGTCGCGATAGCGCTCCTCGCGATAGCGCACGCAGAACTGGATGCCGAAATCGACGCCGATGCCGACGAACAGCACAGCGAAGGCCACCGAAATCGGATTGAGCGACCCGACCATCGCGAGGCCGACGGCGGCGGTGATCGCCAGACCCATGAACATGTTGAGCATGACGGCGAGGATCAGCCTTCGCCAGCGCAAGGCGCGCCAAAGAATGAAAAGAACGGCGATGACGGTCAGGCTGTTGCTGAGCACGGCGCCCTCGGCGAGCGTGCCGAACTCCTCGTCCTGCATGGCGACGTCGCCGGTCAGGCGCACGCGATAACCCGACTCGGGCGTCAGGCCGATCCTGCGCGCGACGGCGCGCAGGGCGTCGGAGGCTTCGGCGCCCGGCTCCAGCGCCGAAAAATCGAGCACCGGCTTGACCATAATGAAGCGGCGCTTGTCGCGAACGGTTGGCGGCGCGCCGGAGAACAGCGCCGACCACGAGAAGTCGCTCGCCTTTCCCCTGACGGCGTCGTCGATCGCGCCAGTGATGCTTTCGAGCGGCTTGGCGAGCCCGGCGGACTCAGCCCCGCCGCGCGCCATCAGGCCAAGCGCTCCGGCGAAGCCGCGCAGCGAGGGGTCGCGCGCCAGCGCGCCCAAAAAGGGCTGGGCGTCGATCAACTGGTCGGTCTTGGCCTGAACCTCCTTCGCCGGCAGATAGAGCAAGCCGTTGCGGCGAAAGAATTCGCTGGTTTCCATGCTGGAGACGTCGGCGAAATATCTGGGCTCGGCTTTCAGCGCCGCCTCCAGCTTCAGCGCCCCGTCGGTCGCGAGTTCCGGCGACCGCGCGTCGAGCACCACGAGCAGCGCGTTGGCACGCTGGGGAAAGGCGTCTCCGAGCGCGATCTCGCGCTGGCGCCACGGCAAATGCGGATTGATCAGCTTGTTGAGGTCGGTGCTGATGGCGAAATGATCCGCCGCGAACCAGCCGGCGAGCGCCGTCACCAGCAGCGCCAGCGCCAGAACCGTGAATTTGTGCGCTGCGCTGAACGCAACGGTCCTGGCGACAATGCCGATCACCTCGGCTTCCGGATGGAAAGTTTCTTCAGCGTCAGCCATGTCGCTCCCGCGCCGGCGAAATTTCAATTTCTCTC
This genomic interval from Candidatus Rhodoblastus alkanivorans contains the following:
- the mog gene encoding molybdopterin adenylyltransferase, whose product is MTAPARIGVLTISDRASAGVYEDISGPAIAEWLGKALSVPFELDMRVIPDGFERVRDELIDMADRAGCCLVLTTGGTGPAPRDLTPEATLAAADRELPGFGELMRLKSLEQTPTAILSRQTAAHRGACLYVNLPGSPRSIDLCLRAVFPAVPYCVELIGGAWLDTHPEFVKTVRPIKK
- a CDS encoding MMPL family transporter, translating into MADAEETFHPEAEVIGIVARTVAFSAAHKFTVLALALLVTALAGWFAADHFAISTDLNKLINPHLPWRQREIALGDAFPQRANALLVVLDARSPELATDGALKLEAALKAEPRYFADVSSMETSEFFRRNGLLYLPAKEVQAKTDQLIDAQPFLGALARDPSLRGFAGALGLMARGGAESAGLAKPLESITGAIDDAVRGKASDFSWSALFSGAPPTVRDKRRFIMVKPVLDFSALEPGAEASDALRAVARRIGLTPESGYRVRLTGDVAMQDEEFGTLAEGAVLSNSLTVIAVLFILWRALRWRRLILAVMLNMFMGLAITAAVGLAMVGSLNPISVAFAVLFVGIGVDFGIQFCVRYREERYRDNDLRRALNSAGAKASLPLALAAAATAAGFYSFIPTDYRGVSELGLVAGTGMIIAFLTSITALPALLALLRPRAETKTVGYSFLAPLDEFQMRHRRGIIAFALGLAVLGAPLLLKVRFDYNPLHLRSVKTESVSTLLDVMQDPHMTPNIIEILKPSLKAANALAVKLRALPTVESVTTLSDFVPEDQKAKLAMIADARSLLGPSLDPVNPPPPPTDAEDARALSDAGAALQKAAEGKPALASLARAGAALERLGQGPESARARARALLIQPMKSLLDDVRLSLQAGPVTLADLPTELRRDWIAADGRARMEVAPRGDKNDYERMRPFVNAVLKIAPDASGAPVGILASGDTVLRAFAEAGALAFASIALLLYIALRRIGDVALTLAPLLLAGVYTMEICALIGLKLNFANIIALPLLLGLGVAFKIYYVIAWRAGSAKLLRTGLTRAIFFSAMTTATAFGSLWLSNHPGTSSMGKLLALSLATTLCAAILFQPALMGPPRVSKENEP